Below is a genomic region from Vitis riparia cultivar Riparia Gloire de Montpellier isolate 1030 chromosome 16, EGFV_Vit.rip_1.0, whole genome shotgun sequence.
AACAGATGAGAATAGAGAGAGTGTACATATAACACCGTCTGACTGATGATGCTTTTTCgatattgtattaaaaaaacaaaaatactttttttatttttttcgtaTCCGGCtttaaaaaagcaaaaaacatgaacatctcttatttttcaaaataaagtaaACCACATaaagaagtaagaaaaaaaaaaaactatcatgaGAAGATTTTAcccgttttatttatttatttttttaaagtgtgtTACTtaaaacatagttttaaaaggatGGTTGTAAAAATATGAGTAACATTTcgatattattaatttgaaataacaATTTTGGTTTAACTTCAAATTTGACATTAGGGTAATTAAAATAGAGGTAAAATGTAGatgtgaaattaaaaatatttatttgatattcctaattaatgaaaatagcatgattttgaattaatggtTCATATGAAAGGGTTCACTTCAAGGGGCCTCCCACATCTACCCCATCAATGCTATTTAACATTAAGAAGATGGTGCCCTCTCTTTGGGTGGATGGGTCATGCACTCTATAGGTAATGGAAAATGACTTGTTATTCATTGACAATTTGACATACATGGCTACACCTACatcttggaatttcaatttcttcttcatttcttatatggaatttgaatatcaaaatttatggtgcaaaaaacaaaaaacaaaattgaatttgggtccttaaaataataaataactaaataaatagcTTTCTTGATTGAGGATTGACATGTCATGTGGGATTTTTTTGGCCCTATTGCTTCCTGCCATTACTACATGACTTTAGATTATAGttgctttttgaaaataaatttaaaaaggggatattaattatgtaattttatttctctttggTTAAAGATGAAGGgtctatttggtaattattttgaaaaatagtttttaagaacaatttttgaaaactattatttagtttttgtagaacaaaagtctgtttaaaaacctaaatttttttttaacttatttaatatttttaaatatgttttaaaaagaaattttatatctaattctatatatttgtaaaattatttcttaaaacaaccctcagaaaacaagtaaaaataatataaaacaattaagaGATGTTCTCTGAaaacattttgttttctattcttaagattACCAAAcgtgttttctctgttttttgttttgaaaaatagaaaattattctaataaatatttCTCAAACAAGTTCgaaaattctcaattttttttatttaaaaaaatcataatgtcATAATAATCACATTGACATTTAGTGGTatgttttcaagaaaatatggttttttaaaatcaaatttagtaATATTTCGGGATGTAAAGTATTTATTGCTTGTAGTTAATGAACCAATAAATcacaaaatatatgatattgtttgttaaaattctcaaatttaatataGTTTTTTAATTCAGTTTATCTATATACTCTATCAAACTGATGATCATTTGTATGCATTTTcactttctaattttaaatagaaaacatgaatgataacattttttttttctaacattaATTTATGCTTCAAAAAAGCATTATTATCAAGTTTTGTGTAGTGGGATAAGGGATATTGTTTAgtatttaaaccaaaaataaccacaaaaaaaaaaaaaatcaaatattttttgttaaaaaaattatatatttttttttaaaataaaaatataaggcCTGTTTGGCCATGttttctaaattgtttttaagttaaataacaaaaaaaactgtttttaaaaataagttttaaaaaaaaaaagatcaaatgggccaatattttccttttggtttttaaaaagggtgaaaatttttcttacttgctctctaaaaataattatctatttcactttatttttaaaatttattttcaaaaaataatggCCAATCagtgaaatttttaaaaacaacttaatatttttaaaaacaaaaaattgtttttaagtcacACCATCAAATCAGGCTCATAGACTCGTGAAAATTGTTGTTTGaagttttgtaaaaaaaataaataaataaaagtttggaacttgaaatgtttttgtcttattttttatatttttaaatatatattttttaaaaaattaacttttataaaCAAGTCAAAAactactaaaaatattataataaacacCCTGTCTCCCcgattttttctgttttctaattaccaaatatgttttcttttatctttttattctcAACATCTAATAAACCAACATAGTGTTGATATTcttttgtcaatatttttttttcctattttttgttatgttattgGTAACCGACTATTTATTAAGCACATGGCTCCACTTGAAATGACCTTATTTGAAAATTACACATTAATTAATGGTATCCAACCTACTAAGATTTTGACCTGCTAACAACTCATtaaccaaaaactattttctatgtACGTACTTTCTTTCATGGAATCCTTTTTCCTCATTGCCCATGAATAGCAACCactatatattgaaaatggaaCGTCACCTCAATATTGATAGCAATAgatcaccatggaaattgcttaCCACTCTTCTATTTCTCACAACCTTGTttcttcccaaaaaaaaatgataattgcTCTctaatctatgaaaaaaaaattggaatgcTAAGGTAATTTTTAAGTCTTGAATCATTTTAtggtaatattttaatgattctttttcttgtttatatatattttatttcataaattactCGAAGTTTGGTTTTCGAGATTGTTGATATGAATAAggaaaaagtgggttttgattcactaatttgaaaaaatatagaaaaatgaatttcgacttttataaattagttttatcttcatccatttaaaactattttaaaatatatgcatttttcATAAGTCAgacaattatttcttaaaatacccttttatttgataatgttaaataaaattatcaaaaaaatatcattataatttgataaaaatatcttacaaataaaaGTATATGACAATAAGTTTTAGTTGAAACTTACGTATTTatttcaaacatatattttcCTACTAAAATCTTTACAATGCAAACAAATGTAGGTCATGAGTCTAAATAAAGAGGATGCCCAAAACGTTCTCGTGTTATGCTTGTACATTTAAATGTTTACGagattatgaaataataaaattagtaaTAAAAGTTTAGCTAACCTATGGTTATTTGAAGATTGTaaccaattttttatatgaagtaGGTAAGTGATGAGAGGTGGGTTTAtgcaataaatgaaaaaattcaattaatcgaTAAAAACAATACATATGAGCCAACTACTCAACAAGTTGGAAAGAAACAATCTATTAGTATTAAATGAGTTCATAAGACGAAGTACAAACTCGATGGTAAAGATAATCAATTTTAGACTAGATTGATGGCAAAAGGCCACAAATAGTAGGTATCGATAATTTTTAAGTTCTTATACTAGTTGCCAAACTAAACATCATTGgcataaaaaattgaacttataattcagaaaaaagtgaaaaattattttagttaaaGTAAATGTCACATACTTGGTATAGGCAGAGTGAGACATTTATTTATTGTAGCAAAGTTTTCGAAAGTGTTCTTCTAATCATACACTCTACACAAAAGTTAAATTCTTATAGCGATATAATTGTTATATACCTATATaacattatttgatttttataagaaattgtCAAAAGATGTGTGAAGATTTCAAGGAGACGACGATCCAATAATTTGAGATAATAAATTTGGTACTAATGTcctattttcttaaaattgagGCTCGACAAGATAATAATATCTTTATCTCATAGAACAAGCATATCATAGACATTCTAGAATGATTTAAGATAATTAGCAACAATTTGCACCCCTACTATAAactgattaaaaataaaaaataataaaataaaggacAAAAGAATTAGTAAATTTCACATAGTTCAAAATCATAGTAGGAAttctttattgttttatttctattggatCAAATATGCTTTTAGAGTATAAATTACTAgtagattaataaaaaaaaaacacatataaGTTACACTTATGAGCAGTAAAACAAACTCTGAAGTTTAGAAATGACActtatgatcatgaaattttaTACTCCTACTTGAGCAACTTCATTTTGGTGTGCAACAAGGTCAATAATCAAAGCAACTTTGAAATACGTCGAGCAATTTAGCTTTATACGCTACTTAGTAAGTTGAATTATCAACAAAAAGATCCTATAAAGATTTTGTACgataataaatttatcattgCATTGccaaaaaaattgatgttttaTAATAGAAGCAAACACATATGCATCAAGTTttattacattagaaaatttgtgaaaaaaatgtgaaatcaaGCTCGAGTTTTGTAGAACAAATTAcagatatttttataaaactgCCACTATAGAAtgtgtttgaaaaattaaacatgacATTAGATGTAATTAGCTTTAAAGTTCGGGTTAAGAAAAGTAATTGaagaattttaagaattattatttatttaggtttttaataattcatatataatcaatttattatatatattttgaaataaattgtgAAATCCAATGTAAAAATTGGtgacattatttttaataataaaaatgaaaaatagattaaattattttgatgagCAAGTGGGTGAACCCTGGTCCATAATCTCCTTCACCACAAGGGTTCTCCCTCTATTAATGGTCATGAAACATAAGTATAAATGCTCTTCTAGCTCATCTAGCTGCTGGCTAAAGTTAGAGTCATTCTCCTTCAGCTGGCGCGCCACTTCTCCACTGGCTTGCAGGTTATCCTCTTTATGCTCCAACCAAAACCTAACCATTCCACTTATATGCTCCAGCTCATTGTTTAGCCTGGCCACAAGCCGGCTTATCATATCCATATCCTTGTTCAGTATGTAAGTTCCTTTGGCAGCTGCGTCAAGTTGAGCCGACCGCCTGGCTAATTTCCTAGTCGAGGCTAACTCAAATGAAGCCGCTATGAGACCTGGTGCAGCCACCAACATTGCTAAGGCGTGAGTTGTGGCGATTACAGCCACCGAAGCCGTTAGCGCGACAAGCAAAATAGCTGAGCCGCATTTTATGCTTTTGACGAGCTGGAGCTTGGCTCGAGCCTTGTCACGTCCTAACTCTAACCGCTTGAGTAAGCCAGAGCAGCCGGTTTGGATGACCCGAACCCGAGCCAATATTACTGGAAAGCGGTTTACGGGTAGTAACTCAGTGGCTCCATGAGATTCCAGGGTGGATTTCAAGGATCGGTACCAAACACGTATACGGTTAATATCCTTTAGCAGAAGGCTACACAGGAAAGAAGCGTTAGCCGTTTCAGAAAAGTATTCGGCTAGAATAGAGTGGTTTTTGGGTCTGCTTTGAGCCAAAGCCAATAGTTGAGTGACAGTGGGTTGGTCCGGATCTAAGAGATATTCAGCGAAGAGCCGGTAGGATGAGAGCCGAGCCGCAGTGGTGGACTCTATGGGAATTGACGTGGCGCTATCTCCATGGGTTACAGTAAGGACACGTGTCCAAAACTCAATGTATGATTCAGTGCGGAAGGCATTAGCATATTCTTCGCGATAATCCACATAATTAGGAAGATTAGGAGGGTTGGATCCGGAGACTGcatgataaaaaacaaaatgggaTATCACAATCTTTTAATTTGTCACATCATACTACGTTAAATTACAACCCGACTCAAGGATTTAATCCAAAAACCAAttaatgtttattaaaaatacgtCAAATCATTACCAATATTTTAATAGACATTATTTAGGTGATCCATTTTCCAATTTAAGAACAATTCTTATAACTCGAACTCTTTACCCTTAACCTAATATCAATTATTAGATCGGGTTTTGATCGATTTTTTACTCTAATACTAGTTTTTGGATCAGACTTTCACCATCTAATATAACCATCAATTTatattcaacaaaaataaatcaaacattttaTAGTATTCAACATAACAATCAAAAGTCGTATTTTAAGGGTACCCCCAAAAGGACATTACTATATCGAAAAATAACGATATTTTCATATACTAAATTATCACATTTcctcaaaatgaaattatttttaactatcgAATACCACTCTAAtagtgaaaaatataattaatgaatCACATGCATAAACAATCATACCAAAGCACTTGCCCTATCCATGATATAAACTCTTAACACAAATTAGGGCAATCAACTTCTGAAACATGGGTACTTGGTACATCCCATGGGACACCCTGTTCTTCAGTACAGGGCTTCAATGGCATTAGTGGTGATGCGAGACTACTCCTAGACCCCtgttctctcttttctttcattccaaCTATCTTTGGAAGACATGGGGCTGTGGGGGATTCTGGTTGTTGGGTTATGCTAACCCTAGCCATTCTCAATCAATGCTATTAACTTCACTCATGTTGGACCAATTTCTATTTCTCACATTTTGTACCCACTAAATTTCTAGGGTAGATGTGGCCTGTTTGGGCTTATTTTGGGTTCTTTTTTACCTCCCTAGGGCCTAGCCAATTTGCtactttttctatcattttagaaatgacaatgattttattttttttccaaaaaagaaaacatttttagtatatttttctttattggaAGTAGATAGTAATATAAAACTATACAATTTGTTCTACAAAAAgatcaaacaattttaataaaaactagtGTTGGACCTACATTTAACCAAACATGAATTTGTTGAgttgaaatattaaatcaatgtaatttagaaaaataattataacttAATACTATGTTTCGTCcataaaaagtattaagaaaataaaaaaattgttaattttttttcttaaaataacttttaacaaaagagaatacaaataaataaaattaaagtataagTATACCTACGAATCGACTTTAAGATTCATTTTAAGGAAATAgaggaataaattttttaaaagttttctcGTGTTCTAGGAGTtgaaaacaaacttttatttacatttttttaatttcatattgttaaaatatttatatttttaaaatgtaaattaaattattgatatattcTGAAAAggataaatttttgaaaaaatatttttgaaagagttttctAAAGCCTCCACATGTATAAAAAGAaccattggttttttttttttttttctatttttacaagtaaaattaatattattttatgtgatGAAATAAacctaaatattaaaaagtaatgaaaatgtctctaagaaaataataacaaaataattgagatgattttttcttttctgaccATGAAAAGAATCAGCCACTACTTTGGGCCATTTGTATGGATTAAAATGGGCGCCTATGGGCCTTTGTGGCCcatttaaaactttttcaatAGGAGTATCTTAGGCCCTATCTCTCCATACGTGGCAGCCCAAATCCTTGGGCCCACCCAGCCCAGTGGTGGTGGCATGAATGGGAGAAAAATAAAGGCTAGtgtagataaaataaaatataaataaaaatgaaagtataTATTTGAAGGACAAATTCACAGTTTGTCCGTTTATTAAGGCCTTGTTTGGATTGACTTCTAACAagtaaaaatacatttttttcatctcttgACATATATGtacataaatttatcaaaaaaatttatgatttaataaaaaaaacttaaaataaatggttaattgattaaaagggtcattaaaaacccaatttttgaaattcaacttttcatcatttttctagcttcatttggacaaaaatgttctcatcattttctcataaaaataaccACATCTTTTTAAACCtaaatataaatacttaaaatattaaaggtcctttatgtcaaaaattgattacttttcaagtaaaaacatgaaaatttaaatttacaaatttagaaattattttatcccttttaatcaagtaattctaaaataaaaataagcacatAATTAGTTCTTACAAAAGTTtgttttaaatgatataaaaaattatttgatttaaaattaaattaaataaaaatgacaaataaaaggaaaaaaatgaagaaaaaaataggtgtaaaatcaataattttttctatatgCTAacctaaactttttttttactcattttagctattttatataaaaattaaataatttaaaaataaataactttttaactaattttaattatatattttttataactaaacTATATACGATAAAATcactttctttaatatttttttccttttttttttatattttcataaacccaacataatcaaaatatgaaaatgaataaataaatacatgaataaaaaaatatgcatacCAGAGCATGAAAGGAATTTTCGGATGCAAATGCTGATTCTTTTCCTCATTCTGCTTCTTCAAA
It encodes:
- the LOC117934126 gene encoding UPF0496 protein At3g49070; this translates as MRKRISICIRKFLSCSVSGSNPPNLPNYVDYREEYANAFRTESYIEFWTRVLTVTHGDSATSIPIESTTAARLSSYRLFAEYLLDPDQPTVTQLLALAQSRPKNHSILAEYFSETANASFLCSLLLKDINRIRVWYRSLKSTLESHGATELLPVNRFPVILARVRVIQTGCSGLLKRLELGRDKARAKLQLVKSIKCGSAILLVALTASVAVIATTHALAMLVAAPGLIAASFELASTRKLARRSAQLDAAAKGTYILNKDMDMISRLVARLNNELEHISGMVRFWLEHKEDNLQASGEVARQLKENDSNFSQQLDELEEHLYLCFMTINRGRTLVVKEIMDQGSPTCSSK